Proteins co-encoded in one Spirosoma endbachense genomic window:
- a CDS encoding DUF1501 domain-containing protein yields the protein MDIQDEIHDQQSRRTFLGQASAGLGTIALASLLNPTSLFGGTTTSADRPGENPAVGKPHFPPKVKRVIYLFQSGAPSQLELFDYKPRLEAMWGQDLPESVRKGQRLTGMTAGQSRFPLAASKYKFAQYGPGQMWISELLPHTARIASDLTFIRSLHTEAINHDPAVTFFQTGSQQAGRPSFGSWISYGLGSDNQNLPAFVVLLSKGRNGDQPLYAKLWSNGFLPSVHQGVVFRSGPDPVYYLNNPPGIDKTSRRRMLDYLTKLHQEQFKHVLDPEINSRMAQYEMAYRMQTSVPETLDISKEPDYIFDMYGPESRKPGTFAANCLLARKLIEKDVKFVQLYHQGWDQHGNLPNDIKIQTKSVDQPSAALIMDLKQRGLLDDTLVIWGGEFGRGAYSQGKLTRDNYGRDHHPRAFSVWMAGAGVKKGMVYGETDDFGYNVIRDPVHVHDFQATVLHLLGVDHEKLTFKSQGRRYRLTDVHGKVVKPLLA from the coding sequence ATGGATATTCAGGACGAAATACATGATCAACAAAGCCGCCGGACATTTCTCGGTCAGGCCAGTGCGGGGCTAGGCACGATTGCGCTGGCGTCGCTGCTGAATCCAACCAGTTTATTTGGCGGTACCACCACGTCGGCAGACCGGCCCGGCGAAAATCCGGCGGTGGGTAAACCACACTTTCCGCCGAAGGTGAAGCGGGTCATTTATCTGTTTCAGAGTGGAGCTCCCTCGCAGCTGGAACTGTTCGATTATAAGCCCAGACTTGAAGCCATGTGGGGGCAGGATTTACCCGAGTCGGTTCGCAAAGGACAGCGTCTGACAGGTATGACTGCCGGGCAAAGCCGTTTTCCACTGGCTGCATCGAAGTATAAATTTGCTCAGTATGGCCCCGGTCAGATGTGGATTAGTGAATTGCTGCCACATACGGCTCGGATTGCCAGTGATCTGACCTTTATACGTTCGTTGCACACTGAAGCCATTAATCATGATCCTGCCGTAACATTCTTTCAAACGGGGAGCCAGCAGGCTGGCCGACCCAGTTTCGGGTCATGGATTAGTTACGGACTAGGCTCCGATAATCAGAATCTTCCTGCTTTTGTCGTTCTGCTTTCTAAAGGCCGCAATGGTGATCAGCCGCTTTATGCCAAACTCTGGAGTAATGGCTTTTTGCCGTCAGTGCATCAGGGCGTCGTGTTTCGGTCAGGACCAGATCCGGTTTATTACCTCAATAATCCGCCGGGCATCGATAAAACCAGCCGCCGTCGGATGCTCGACTATCTGACGAAACTGCATCAGGAGCAGTTTAAGCACGTATTGGACCCCGAAATCAACAGCAGGATGGCACAATACGAAATGGCTTATCGGATGCAGACCTCCGTGCCTGAAACGCTGGATATTTCTAAGGAGCCAGACTATATTTTTGATATGTATGGCCCCGAGAGCCGCAAGCCCGGCACATTTGCGGCCAATTGCCTCTTAGCCCGGAAGTTGATCGAAAAAGACGTAAAATTCGTGCAGTTATACCACCAGGGCTGGGATCAGCACGGCAATTTGCCCAACGATATCAAGATTCAGACGAAGAGCGTCGATCAGCCGTCGGCGGCCTTGATTATGGATCTTAAACAACGGGGCTTACTGGACGATACGCTCGTGATCTGGGGTGGTGAGTTCGGGCGTGGTGCCTATTCGCAGGGTAAATTGACAAGAGATAATTATGGCCGGGATCACCATCCCCGTGCGTTCTCGGTCTGGATGGCGGGAGCCGGTGTTAAAAAAGGGATGGTCTACGGTGAAACCGATGATTTTGGCTACAACGTTATCCGTGATCCGGTGCATGTGCATGATTTTCAGGCAACGGTGCTGCATCTGCTCGGTGTCGATCACGAAAAATTGACCTTCAAAAGTCAGGGCCGACGTTATCGTCTGACTGATGTCCACGGGAAAGTGGTCAAGCCGCTGCTGGCGTAG
- the hemN gene encoding oxygen-independent coproporphyrinogen III oxidase codes for MNSLIQKYNVPGPRYTSYPTVPFWDETTFSETAWVRHLQRAFSISNSTTGISLYIHLPYCESLCTFCGCNKHITRNHTVEGPYVDALLAEWNLYCDLLPDRPRIAELHLGGGTPSFFSIEQLNRLLTGIFKRTTPTESPDYGWEGHPNNTTSEHLQLFYNFGFRRVSFGVQDYTPIVQRAIHRLQPFGNVRQVTGWARQIGYTSISHDLVFGLPFQKPDSIIDTIHKTLTLQPDRIAFYSYAHVPWIEGINGQRGFREEDLPSGDQKRVLYETGRALLEQAGYAEIGMDHFARPHDSLYNAVQTGTLHRNFMGYTTTKTRVLLGLGASSISDGWSAFAQNEKDPNRYMNRVLAGDLPLLRGHILDDQDQFLRQQILNIMCQGKTCWPLGSWSKREWETLNNRLKEFWLDGLLDYDVEGLSVRPEGRPFLRNICMAFDERLNYAQPQTRLFSQTV; via the coding sequence ATGAACTCGCTAATTCAGAAATACAACGTACCCGGTCCACGCTACACCAGCTACCCGACCGTACCGTTCTGGGACGAAACCACGTTCAGTGAAACCGCCTGGGTGCGCCACCTGCAACGGGCATTTTCGATCAGCAACAGCACTACAGGCATCAGTCTGTACATTCACCTGCCCTATTGCGAAAGTCTGTGTACATTTTGCGGCTGCAACAAGCACATTACCCGCAATCATACCGTTGAAGGCCCTTATGTTGATGCTTTACTGGCAGAATGGAATCTATATTGCGACTTATTGCCAGACCGGCCCCGCATCGCCGAACTTCATTTGGGCGGAGGAACACCCAGTTTCTTTTCTATCGAACAACTTAACCGATTGCTGACGGGTATTTTTAAGCGGACCACGCCAACAGAATCGCCTGATTATGGTTGGGAAGGACATCCTAACAACACAACCAGCGAACATCTTCAGTTATTTTACAATTTTGGATTTCGACGGGTGAGTTTTGGTGTGCAGGACTACACGCCAATTGTGCAGCGGGCCATTCACCGCCTTCAGCCGTTCGGGAATGTTCGACAGGTAACCGGCTGGGCTCGCCAAATTGGGTATACCTCGATCAGCCATGATTTAGTATTTGGCCTGCCTTTCCAAAAGCCCGATTCTATAATCGACACAATTCATAAAACGCTGACCCTTCAACCCGACCGCATTGCCTTTTATTCGTATGCCCATGTGCCCTGGATTGAAGGCATAAACGGACAGCGGGGATTTCGTGAGGAAGATCTCCCCAGCGGAGATCAAAAACGAGTTCTGTACGAAACCGGAAGAGCGTTACTGGAGCAGGCAGGTTACGCAGAAATCGGCATGGATCATTTTGCACGCCCTCATGATTCGCTCTATAATGCCGTACAAACAGGCACTCTTCACCGGAACTTTATGGGCTATACGACGACTAAAACACGCGTTTTACTCGGTCTTGGCGCATCGTCGATCAGTGATGGCTGGTCAGCGTTTGCCCAGAATGAAAAAGACCCTAATCGCTATATGAATCGAGTTCTGGCAGGTGATTTGCCCTTATTGCGCGGCCACATTCTCGATGATCAGGATCAATTCCTGCGCCAGCAAATTCTGAATATCATGTGCCAGGGAAAAACCTGCTGGCCGCTGGGCAGCTGGTCAAAACGAGAGTGGGAAACCTTGAACAACCGCCTGAAAGAATTCTGGCTCGACGGCTTGCTGGACTATGATGTTGAAGGACTATCGGTGCGCCCCGAAGGTCGGCCGTTTCTGCGAAATATCTGCATGGCGTTCGATGAACGACTTAACTATGCCCAGCCTCAAACCCGGTTATTCTCGCAAACTGTCTAA
- a CDS encoding universal stress protein gives MKTIVLATDFSHNANQAARFAVQLARDWKAELILLNAYHFWPDNPAKSGDFPLSEEAIRETSEKKLRHLADELREVAVVPIHCLVQEGHTMNAIRAVTKAKNADLLIMSTVGTAPKSTQLLGSIATGMVEETEVPLLLIPPGIGYAGIKNIVLGVDLAIPPNAIALETALEFARASDSLINVICITEKPNNPELRDRAEHIRRLLLQVPHTMSLINGSEVYDTLLQFSHDNKADLIMMLPQTRSWLWKLFSEGETQRMARLTDIPLLAVV, from the coding sequence ATGAAAACGATTGTTCTTGCTACTGATTTTTCCCACAATGCCAATCAGGCCGCCCGGTTTGCTGTTCAACTGGCTCGTGACTGGAAGGCCGAATTGATTCTGCTTAATGCGTATCATTTCTGGCCCGATAATCCAGCTAAATCCGGCGATTTCCCATTGAGCGAAGAGGCCATTCGGGAAACCAGCGAAAAGAAGCTCAGGCATCTGGCCGATGAATTAAGGGAAGTAGCTGTTGTGCCTATTCACTGTCTGGTACAGGAAGGGCATACAATGAATGCTATTCGGGCTGTAACGAAAGCGAAAAATGCAGACCTGCTCATTATGTCGACGGTAGGGACAGCGCCTAAAAGTACGCAGCTACTGGGCAGCATAGCGACCGGAATGGTGGAAGAAACCGAGGTGCCACTTCTGTTGATTCCTCCCGGCATTGGCTATGCGGGTATAAAAAATATCGTACTGGGAGTCGACCTGGCAATTCCGCCTAACGCTATAGCCTTAGAAACGGCACTGGAATTCGCACGGGCCTCAGACAGTTTGATCAATGTAATTTGCATTACCGAGAAACCGAATAATCCTGAATTAAGAGATCGAGCCGAGCATATCCGGCGACTATTGCTTCAGGTACCCCATACCATGAGCCTGATAAATGGAAGCGAAGTGTATGATACGTTACTCCAGTTTTCTCACGACAATAAAGCCGATCTGATTATGATGCTACCCCAGACCCGAAGCTGGCTCTGGAAGTTATTTTCAGAAGGTGAAACGCAGCGTATGGCCCGGTTGACAGATATTCCGCTTTTGGCCGTTGTCTGA